TAATATAAGTGGAAAGCAATACCGGATCCCCGCTACGAGTAACCCCTTCAAGCCAGAAGAAGCATACATGGCAGACGCAATCTTCTATGATGAGCCCAAAAAGGAAAACGAGATGCCAGAAATGCAACTCATCCCATTACCAAAGTGGGGGGAAGAAGAGAGATCATAGCCAACCAAGTCCGTATTCAGCCCGTCAAGACTGGTGTTTCCAACAGAGAAAAAGAGGAAGCAAGGTGAGAAGCCCGGTTTTCAACGTTTCTCCAAGCCGAATGGGGGACATGTGTACTGCTTATAGCAATTAACTAAGGGAGCATCCGCGAGCACACAAGATTACGCCGACATACCAATGAACGAAGCGGAAACTCCCGATGAAAGCGCTGAACAGAGAATGTACGAGCTTCCTTACAACACGATCGATGATGAGGAGCTACGAAACCAATCGGTAGATACTATCACCAAGGGTGCCGAAGAACGAACGCCTGGAGACCTCACTACGGATGAAATGGAGAAAGTTGACATAGGGACACAAGGAGACAAGTGCCCTatcatgataagaaagagtttagACAGAGAAGAAAGGAAAACCTTGATTTTGCTACTTAAATATTACAAGGATGTGTTCGCCTACGATTATGACGAAATTCCGGGTCTGGACAGCGACCTCGTGGTACATAATCTCGGAGTATCGCCTGAATTCAAACCTGTGAAACAGAGGAGCAGGGAATTCCCCAGAGCCACTGCTCTCGCAATAAAGGAAGAAGTGAAACGACTACTTAAAGCCAAGTTCATCAAGCCCATCCAGCACCCTACCTGGATAGCAAACATTGTACCCGAAACCAAGAAGAATGGGAAAGTCAGGTGTTGTGTGGATTATAAAGACCTGAATCGAGCTTTCCCGAAGGACGACTTCCCGCTACCAAACATCGATATGACGCTGGAAGCGACAAGGAGAAAAGGGAGGTATTCCTTTATGGATGGATTCAACGGATACAACCAAGTAAAGATGGATCCCTCAGACACCAAGAAAACCGCCTTCCAAACCCCGTACGACAATTTATATTATGTGGTAATGCAATTTGGCTTGAAAAATGCCGGCGCCACATACCAGCGGGCCATGACTTCCATTTTCCACGACTTATTGCACCAGACGGTGGAGGTGTATGTCGACGACATCGTGGTCAAGACGCAAGAAGCCGAAGACCATATCTCTCACCTGAAAACAGCCTTCTAGAGGTGCAGAAAATTCAAACTCAAAATGAACCCCCTCAAGTGCGCCTTTAGATTAACATCGGGGAATTTCCTAGGCTTCATATTAACCAACGAAGGAATCCAAGTGGATCCGACTAAAGTAGAGGCGATCACAACTATGGCACCGCCATCTAGCACCAAAGAAATACAAGCTTTCATAGGGCGAATATCGTACATACAGCGTTTCGTTCCCGTTTTTGCACAGCTGATGACCGCGTTCCTTCCTCTCCTGAAAAAGACACACCCTTCGTGTGGGAGGAAGCACAATGCGCCGCGTTCGATAAGCTAAAGCAATGCCTTGTTAGCCCAAGAATCCTTAAGCCCCCAATACGAGGAATCCCACTCTACCTCTATACGGCTTTCACTAATTCGACAATAGGCGCGGTCCTCGCGCAAGACATGGGAGGAAACGAACTGTCACCTGTCTATTATGTTAGCCGGGTTCTACGAGACGCGAAATTAAGGTACCTGCGCATAGACCAGGCGTGTTTAGCATTCATGTATGAAACACAGAAGTTGAGGCCCTACCTCTTGACACACGAGACTATCATGGTGGCGGCGGCGAACCCCATAGCCTATCTTGCCTCAAAACCTGTCCTAACAGGAAGGACTGCCCGATGGATGCTACATCTATCAGAATTCGAGCTCAAATATCAACGCCCGAATGTGGTAAGAGGACAAGCAATAGCATATCTCATGGCGATGTTCCCGGGAGAAGGTGATGACGCGGTACACGAATATATACCTGAAGAAGTGGCGACCGCCGACATTAACAAGCCTTGGACCATGTTTTTCGACGGGTCATCATATGGTACTGTCGGAGGAGCCGGGGTGGTATTCGAAGCACCGCAAGGAGAGATGGTTTCGTACTCGTTTAAATTGGACTTCCCATGCAGTAACAATGTCGCGGAATTTGAAGCTTTGATTTTGGGACTGCGAATGGCTAAGGAGATAAATATGGGAAGCGTGGAACTCAAAGGTGATTCAAGACTCGTGACAAACCAAGTGAATGGTGACTTTCATGTCAAAGAGCCGCATTTAGCGCCCTATCGGGCAGAGGCCCAAAGATTGATGAACCAAACAGGGTCGGATCACACCGGCAGGGGTGGAAACAAGCATGCAGACGCTCTGGCGACCTTGGCAAGCTAAGTGCAATTGAACGGCGAGGAAAAGGGCACCGTCACAATAAAGAGAAAGGAGTTACCCAGCACTTGGAAAGAAGACTTTTCCTTTGAAGAAGCATATGATTGGAGACGAGTGTATATCGACGATCTGACCCGGATGGACGAGGGACGAGTGATACCCACCAAGCCTTGAAAAAATTCGTAGTGATCCATGGAGCCTTGTATTACAGGGCAGCCGGAGGATCTCTCGCGAGGTGTGTGAATAAAAGGGAAGCCGAGAAGTTTCTCCGGAAACTGAACGCGGAAACGTATGAACAAACTGGCGATGTTCACCTCTACATAAAACTTCAGAGGAAGAGCGTGTACTCGACAAGAATGTCATCTCAAGCATCAGCGCTCCAAGACAACTGCGCCGATTGCTAAGCACCACCACAACCGGCGGAAGTCTGCACCATCGAATAAATAGATTGGAGGCAACCCTACTTCGATTTCATCCAGCACGGGAGATTACCGAGCGACAGACATGCATCCCTTAAAGTACAAAGTAAAGCGGCGCGTTTCTTCATACACGAGAGAGTACTTTATCGCAGAATCTATGGTAACACCGCATTACGGTGTCTGTCAAATCAGGAAGCGGTGGAAGTCATGACCCGGTCCCACAATGTGGAACATCAAGGAATGCGGAAACTGTTCCTACAACTATACGAAGGAGGCTTATACTGGCCAACTATGGAGAGTGATACCGCGGAACACGTCTGAAAATGCTTACACTTCCAGACTCATGGAAATCTGATCCAAGCACCTCATACCTTGCTACGTAGCATAGTAATACCCTGGTTGTTCCATAGTTGGGGACTTGATCTCGTAGGAACAATCAACCCAACAACCTCAAAGCGTCACAAATACATAATAACAGCCACAGAGTATGCGTCCAAGTAGGTTGAAGCAATACCCCTCAAAGATTACGCATGAGATACAATAGCCGCGTTTATCAAGGAGTACGTCATATGCAGATTCGACGCACCCATGATAATTAGAGCAGATAACGCAAAGTCGTTTGTAAACAAGGACGTGACCGACTTGCTCCGTCAATACAACACAAGGCTGCACACGTCAACTCCTTACTATCCCAAAGGGAATGGGCAGgaggaagcaacaaataaaacgatCATCCGCATCCTTAGCAGAATAGTGCATGATCATCACAGAGAATGGAATGAGCAGCTGCCAATTGCACTCTGGGCATATAAGATATTAAAGCGCAGCTCCACAGGAGCATCACCTTATTCACTAGTCTATGGAGAAGATGCAATACTACCTGCAGAAATAGCGATCCCGTCTGCAAGAATAGCAATGGATAGCCACACTACACCCGATGAAATAAGCCGCTTCGCTCATTTATACACATTAGAAGAGAGGAAAACACGAGCAGAGAGATTCGCAGAAGCTTATAGAAAACGCGCAACTAATTACTACAACCAGAGCGTAAAGGAAAGGACATTCAAGGTGGATGAATTGGTCTTACAAATCGCCCCTCACGTCCAAAGAAATGCCAACGCTGGGAAGTTCGCTGCGAATTGGGAAGGCCCCTTCATGATAAGGAAAGTGGCAGAAAGCGGATACTACAAGCTCATACGTATGAACGGAACCAAAGTCAAAACGCCTATCAATGGCAAGTGGCTGAAAAAAATTTGCGCATAAGTCACACCATGTAAACATCCATCCAGAGCAATAAAAATAAGTTTGTGAAAATGGtgcatctacaaaaggtctcagggcatccAAAGGCGCATGATTGAcagacaaattcacaaaagatctccggcagccaaaggcgcccgattgactgacaaattcacaaaaggtctcaggaagcCAAAGGcacccgattgactgacaaattcacaaaaggtctcaggaagccaaaggcgcctgattcactgacaaattcacaaaagatctcaggtagccaaaggcgcccgattgactgacaaattcacaaaaggacTCAGgtagccaaaggcgcccgattgactgacaaattcacaaaaggtctcggatagccaaaggcgcccgattgactgacagattcacaaaaggtctcaggcacccaaaggcgcccgatcgactgacaaatttacaaaaggtctcaggcatCCAAAGGCGTCCGATTGACTGACAGACTGAACCTTCCAATAAAAAACAAAAGGGGGGGGGGTCTAGGCGTGTTTTACTAACACCCATgccactgatagacgcatttatatgtctattttgatctcaattatgtgtattgttagtgctctcttttatacttatttgattattttatgtttttgtaggtgtttttggagaaataagcttttgcgcgaaaattggctcaaaaagtggtatttgcgctcgtgggaggaaatcactaaagacaccccttatctggataaggggcactcaattactaaggggcacctactTGTTATTTACACCCAGGACATCCCAagtgctattcacaccccagcagcag
The nucleotide sequence above comes from Papaver somniferum cultivar HN1 chromosome 8, ASM357369v1, whole genome shotgun sequence. Encoded proteins:
- the LOC113305996 gene encoding uncharacterized protein LOC113305996, with product MIIRADNAKSFVNKDVTDLLRQYNTRLHTSTPYYPKGNGQEEATNKTIIRILSRIVHDHHREWNEQLPIALWAYKILKRSSTGASPYSLVYGEDAILPAEIAIPSARIAMDSHTTPDEISRFAHLYTLEERKTRAERFAEAYRKRATNYYNQSVKERTFKVDELVLQIAPHVQRNANAGKFAANWEGPFMIRKVAESGYYKLIRMNGTKVKTPINGKWLKKICA